In the genome of Flavobacterium panacagri, one region contains:
- a CDS encoding MoaD/ThiS family protein: MIEVKYFGAVAEKTKCEFEKLSFSEELSLQKLLQNLNDKYEFEALTFSVAINQKIVSKTTDYTLQTSDIVALLPPFAGG, from the coding sequence ATGATTGAGGTTAAATATTTTGGAGCTGTTGCCGAAAAGACAAAATGTGAATTCGAAAAATTATCTTTTTCTGAAGAATTGTCATTGCAAAAGCTTTTGCAGAATTTGAATGATAAATATGAGTTTGAAGCACTGACTTTCAGCGTTGCAATAAACCAAAAGATAGTTTCAAAAACGACAGATTACACTTTGCAAACAAGTGATATCGTAGCTTTATTGCCACCTTTTGCAGGAGGATAA